Proteins from a genomic interval of Nostoc sp. GT001:
- a CDS encoding bifunctional DNA primase/polymerase, which yields MHAQIRHLVSSLDNLPEEWRIVPTFGKRPLGKEWEKNTYSPRELQAELVRRRLKVWTNNRLITPTGVALVCGSNHPQGYLVAIDCDGETSWRQIIQINEHTEPEELNQIIPAEATDVPTESLCDTPMESLCDRAQKYLPPTIAFTSGRKYRSQRLYLIPNSKAWEVKSRKIKTGKDEHLEFRGKNLASILPPSFHPEGRNYRWLPGCSPSERQIEIAPDWVIAQMLAKQEKARKFNLPQEKYNRRYGVDRYAHLISSIETNIQTALVLLEVIHPRFADDYHSWIQVGMALHSVSPILFRAWDTWSQLSPKYKSGECAYKWQSFNKTGITIRTLFRLANLS from the coding sequence ATGCACGCCCAAATCCGTCATTTGGTATCTTCGCTTGACAACTTACCCGAAGAATGGCGAATCGTCCCTACCTTTGGTAAACGTCCTCTAGGGAAAGAATGGGAAAAAAATACCTACTCTCCCAGAGAACTACAAGCCGAACTCGTCCGCCGCCGCCTAAAAGTTTGGACAAATAACAGATTGATCACCCCCACTGGTGTAGCCTTGGTATGCGGTTCTAATCATCCCCAAGGATATTTAGTAGCTATTGACTGCGACGGCGAAACCTCCTGGCGACAAATTATTCAAATTAACGAACATACAGAACCAGAAGAACTCAACCAGATAATACCCGCCGAAGCAACCGATGTTCCTACGGAGTCGTTGTGCGATACTCCTATGGAATCGTTGTGCGATCGCGCTCAAAAATACCTTCCTCCCACAATTGCATTTACCTCTGGGAGAAAATATCGCAGCCAGCGCTTATACCTCATCCCAAATTCAAAAGCTTGGGAAGTAAAATCTCGCAAAATCAAAACTGGGAAGGATGAACACCTGGAATTTAGAGGCAAAAACCTAGCCTCGATCCTTCCCCCCTCCTTTCACCCAGAGGGCAGAAATTACAGATGGCTTCCTGGCTGTAGTCCATCTGAGCGCCAAATAGAAATAGCCCCCGACTGGGTAATTGCTCAGATGCTTGCCAAACAGGAGAAAGCAAGAAAGTTTAACCTACCCCAAGAAAAATATAACCGCAGATATGGAGTAGACAGATACGCTCATTTAATTTCCTCAATCGAGACAAATATCCAAACCGCACTTGTACTACTTGAAGTTATCCACCCTCGATTTGCAGATGATTACCACTCGTGGATTCAAGTCGGGATGGCACTTCATAGTGTTAGTCCCATTTTATTTAGAGCATGGGACACCTGGAGCCAACTTTCTCCTAAGTACAAATCAGGCGAATGCGCCTACAAATGGCAGTCTTTTAACAAGACAGGTATTACTATCCGCACCTTATTTAGATTAGCCAATCTCTCTTAA